In Phyllopteryx taeniolatus isolate TA_2022b chromosome 6, UOR_Ptae_1.2, whole genome shotgun sequence, one genomic interval encodes:
- the tg gene encoding thyroglobulin, with product MARSLGVALALAMCRWATLGAGPSEYQLDSTATACEALRGGAERRDHGPQCAQDGRFRPVQCSGRGQRCWCVDAEGQEVAGTRTNGSVPQCASPCHLQSTLRCSPSGHFLPVQCDSSRGQCWCVDQDGTELYGTRQTGKAHSCPGSCSALARRLLHAAVSSSRSSLPQCSEDGDFLPVQCRLVNVTDGRELDVLRAFNTFPEAFSTFRAFRKFFPLVSAYCFCSDSRGREMAATGVELLLSDVYDSAFSGVGVARSFAESTVFKVLHRRMLGLRLAVGGRFRCPSACEDERRTATATSGVFVPSCEEDGAFSSVQCQRGGQCWCVDPTGAELPGTRQHGDFLVCGGDVSEDCASLRRAALSRLFSGPLEARLPATSSEGRSASCRALLRPIEALLPAEADPLSFLSVMADVLHGLFPSAGGASEALAGPSARRLQEFLFGGKFLKNAASFNLSGAVGTRGVVRVDAAARPRRHQKLVLAVSRALEDQDFLAGLRLALTGSSGSASLRQVLTPVLRSCAAGSEDAPTSVFVPSCMSDGSFREVQCQGGECWCVTPRGREVAGTRAAGGRPRCPSRCERARAAALDVKDKMAAGAEVHVPACADDGRFLPLQCGHSTCFCVDQQGAPITSPSPGGALACPGVNPQQPRSPSGECSRAFQEVTAFRQEVSNIVALSNCSHLPAGYAFLLAEGLRLTPEELRAAISEEASRLSDWLLSRSKAALRLAAYSTVRTLQPEGRLSYRPFSPQCDNNGEWRPTQCYRSTGQCWCVDEDGEYVPESLSSRSRPLHKCLTRCERAQSHSLLSGWMKASDSTATPSGYRPQCDKDGGFSVLQTAGATGWCVHPVSGERLRNAVAGADGRLTCPSRCELQGRQCRPDGSFVPLQCDVTSCWCVSEDGQEVEATRQLGVTGRPPSCDRPDVCPATAVARGALVCRPTQNGRQTCDLVCHRGYRNSLAVRSFTCDTTARRWEGDLRPLPGACQMITPPQRLWASQNWSLAAPCLNPQAIRSQLLHDMTSRGLCSAQLPASGRSVSLCDDSSLGVRCHGDTSLSVTVSWTALMSDLPTSELPDLHDIAAFLNVSRLLERFERLLTQRIDVASRPQLVSMTAPQVGCSRGYRLSDDGEGCVVCPAGSYSAEGACLLCPEGTYQDTEGRDLCNQCPRGSSSPGAFAVHQCETDCQRRGLRCSDGGDFLPAQVDFLSGKWSCFTGEGAELNWTTSDTALTDDECSVLSRFQAVPESEVTFGAEDTQVLQSMTSDLRTCAEACAMDASCHHVALSSSQCEVYSTHTLNTRCNTSEQVKGFLGNSQAELFDWLRCFVKVRGGASDMLVIRKIGAESTADFMRSSMSKAESGVFRTSVFADASLADARRFCELGCRRDDCCHGFILNRNSLNGGSLLCGWLRAPPVLTCGQRDWDVIGRSAANRICGAGLAYNKHRRHFLFDFGGQQFTITESALPASSGDKKDYQASIVDFQAVYLKTDQSDAASCAVAADSTPPLDGSVLTKFASLSEDDVSVDSERSLPALSFLLNKKIFTSQNALLWCLTRCEGEPGCSVAQLTDANSSDFFKCFLFPDSRVCGAYDAPLRRPCRPLLDRKPNNAFSKNVDLGGPVKNFYERVSFKKMVSYSVRNRVNVKANTPLPDGFMDCERRCDEDACCRGFGFIADSKNGGTGVACVILISLGIQTCAEDPQSSWTVGDCAPNDVHTAPQPFGWYQKPVNRWTSSPALCPAFSLPTLQNNVSMDEWSVLPESSVLLDASSPSYDVIHISRDIATDPVRTRDWCLHVCQEAESCAAVSLAELASATRCVLYPDTTVCGLSSASPSPATSCRLVLREPAPQVYLKRALSSSPPVTNVTIAGHGTLRGVAAETALGTDRKSVVQFLGVPYARPPIGSLRFRDAQPADWTGTWDATNARSACVQPGRADASEDCLYLNVFKPVATRGRVPVLVFFVNPSTNHSQAILDGSTLAAVGSIVVVTAGYRTAALGFLCAGASSGTCGNWGASDQEAVLVWVDAHISALGGDKSRVTVGAERGGADIISLRLMHHTPLFQRMLLMGGSLFSPSLFQTPSAARRQTLALAAELDCAADNDRRMAACLRAAPVHTLNAAQTKLLAASGPFRSWSPTRREDAKAPASLRRVDLLLGTSQQDGIIGRARGVKDFAATLPGGGGAEAAFYEALNRSLGGASESPPLREAAAWFYSLDHSSAPAGYNLFSRALDNATRDMFIVCPARRMGRHFAKSGANVFMYHLPAGSSRADVSVPLDVQLVFGAPHRPIGSRRFTAAERRLSLAAMTYVANFVASGDPNPSASWPATALPRWRPVLPSLAPPAFLELSPALVQKRGPRDRSCSFWDDLAKALEPHGRPGAEPKFDPELPVDAPDSQSRSDKDAYN from the exons GTCCCGGCAGCTGCTCGGCGCTGGCTCGTCGTCTCCTTCACGCGGCCGTCTCGTCGTCTCGGTCTTCGCTGCCGCAGTGTTCCGAAGACGGCGACTTCCTCCCCGTTCAGTGTCGGCTCGTCAACGTGACGGACGGGCGAGAGCTGGACGTGCTGCGCGCCTTCAACAC CTTCCCAGAGGCCTTTTCCACCTTCCGAGCTTTTCGGAAGTTCTTCCCGCTGGTTTCCGCCTACTGCTTCTGCTCTGACAGCAGGGGGCGCGAGATGGCCGCCACAG GTGTGGAGCTCCTGTTGTCCGACGTGTACGACTCTGCCTTCTCTGGCGTCGGCGTCGCTCGATCCTTCGCCGAGTCGACCGTGTTCAAAGTTCTTCACAGGAGGATGCTGGGCCTCCGCCTCGCCGTCGGCGGACGATTCCGAT GTCCGTCGGCGTGCGAGGACGAGCGGAGGACGGCGACGGCCACGTCCGGCGTTTTCGTACCGTCCTGCGAGGAGGACGGGGCCTTCTCCTCCGTGCAGTGCCAGCGGGGGGGCCAGTGTTGGTGCGTGGACCCCACGGGGGCGGAGCTTCCTGGGACGCGGCAGCACGGAGACTTCCTGGTTTGCG GAGGTGACGTGTCCGAGGACTGCGCCTCGCTTCGTCGCGCGGCGCTCTCTCGCTTGTTCTCGGGTCCTCTCGAAGCTCGTCTTCCCGCCACCTCGTCCGAGGGACGCTCGGCTTCCTGTCGAGCCCTCCTGCGACCGATCGAGGCGCTCCTTCCCGCGGAGGCGGACCCGCTGTCCTTCCTGTCCGTCATGGCGGACGTCCTGCACGGGCTCTTCCCCTCGGCGGGCGGGGCTTCGGAGGCTCTGGCCGGCCCGTCCGCTCGTCGTCTGCAGGAATTTCTCTTTGGCGGAAAGTTCCTGAAGAACGCTGCCAGCTTCAACCTCAGCGGTGCGGTGGGAACGCGGGGTGTCGTGCGCGTGGATGCCGCCGCCCGCCCCCGCCGGCATCAGAAGCTGGTCCTCGCCGTCAGCCGTGCCCTGGAGGACCAGGACTTCCTGGCCGGCCTCCGACTCGCCCTGACGGGCAGCTCGGGGTCTGCCTCCTTGCGGCAG GTGCTGACGCCTGTGTTGCGTTCCTGCGCCGCCGGCAGCGAAGACGCCCCGACGTCCGTCTTCGTTCCCAGCTGTATGTCCGACGGGTCCTTCCGGGAGGTTCAGTGCCAGGGCGGCGAGTGCTGGTGCGTGACCCCGCGAGGCCGAGAGGTGGCGGGCACGCGGGCGGCCGGCGGCCGGCCCCGATGTCCGTCGCGCTGCGAGAGGGCGAGGGCGGCCGCCCTCGACGTGAAGGACAAGATGGCGGCGGGGGCCGAGGTCCACGTTCCGGCGTGCGCCGACGACGGGCGCTTTCTCCCGCTGCAGTGCGGACACTCGACGTGCTTCTGTGTTGACCAACAGGGGGCGCCGATCACTAGCCCGTCACCAGGGGGCGCCCTTGCCT GTCCAGGCGTAAACCCTCAGCAGCCTCGCTCCCCCTCAG GTGAGTGCTCGCGGGCGTTTCAGGAAGTGACGGCCTTCAGACAGGAAGTGAGCAACATCGTGGCGCTCTCCAACTGCTCCCACCTCCCCGCCGGATACGCTTTCCTATTGGCCGAGGGTCTGCGTCTGACCCCGGAGGAGCTGCGAGCGGCCATATCGGAGGAGGCCTCGCGCCTCTCCGATTGGCTCCTGAGCCGCTCCAAAGCtgcgctgcgattggccgcCTACTCCA CCGTGCGGACGTTGCAGCCTGAAGGACGTCTCTCTTATCGGCCGTTCAGTCCGCAGTGTGACAACAACGGGGAATGGCGGCCCACGCAGTGTTACCGCAGCACAG GTCAGTGTTGGTGTGTTGATGAAGATGGCGAGTATGTTCCTGAATCTCTCAGCAGCCGTTCACGACCTCTGCACAAAT GTCTCACACGCTGTGAGAGAGCTCAGAGTCACTCGCTGCTCTCTGGTTGGATGAAAGCCTCTGACAGCACAGCCACTCCCTCCGGGTACCGCCCGCAGTGTGACAAG gaTGGTGGCTTCTCCGTGCTGCAGACAGCGGGCGCCACGGGCTGGTGCGTCCACCCTGTGAGCGGAGAGAGACTGCGGAACGCCGTCGCGGGCGCGGATGGACGGCTCACGT GTCCCAGCCGGTGTGAGCTTCAGGGTCGCCAGTGCCGTCCCGACGGCTCCTTCGTCCCTCTTCAgtgtgatgtcacttcctgttggtgtGTGTCTGAGGatggacaggaagtggaggCGACCCGGCAACTCGGAGTGACGGGACGCCCGCCGTCTTGTGACC GTCCCGACGTTTGTCCCGCCACCGCCGTCGCCCGCGGCGCCCTCGTCTGCCGCCCCACGCAAAACGGCCGCCAGACCTGTGATCTCGTGTGTCACCGCGGTTACCGCAACTCGCTTGCTGTCCGCAGCTTCACGTGCGACACGACCGCTCGCCGGTGGGAAGGCGACCTCCGACCTTTGCCTGGAGCCTGCCAGA tgaTTACGCCTCCTCAGCGTCTGTGGGCGTCTCAAAATTGGTCGTTGGCGGCGCCATGTTTGAACCCTCAAGCGATACGTTCCCAGCTGTTGCACGACATGACCAGCAGGGGGCTCTGCTCAGCTCAG CTCCCCGCGTCGGGGCGCAGTGTGTCTCTATGCGATGACTCCTCATTGGGAGTGCGTTGTCATGGCGACACGTCGTTGAGCGTGACCGTCAGCTGGACCGCCTTGATGTCTGACCTCCCGACCTCTGAACTGCCTGACCTCCACGACATCG CGGCCTTCCTGAACGTCTCGCGTCTTTTGGAGCGTTTCGAGCGTCTGCTGACTCAGCGCATCGACGTCGCCTCACGACCTCAGCTGGTCTCCATGACGGCGCCCCAGGTGGGCTGTTCCCGTGGTTACCGCCTGAGCGACGACGGCGAAGGCTGCG TTGTTTGCCCGGCTGGCAGCTACTCCGCCGAGGGGGCGTGTCTTCTGTGTCCCGAGGGAACCTATCAGGACACAGAAGGGCGGGACTTATGCAACCAGTGTCCCAGAGGCTCCTCCTCTCCCGGAGCCTTCGCCGTCCATCAAT gtgagACAGACTGTCAGAGGCGTGGCCTCCGGTGCTCTGACGGCGGCGACTTCCTGCCGGCTCAGGTTGACTTCCTGTCTGGCAAGTGGAGCTGCTTTACCGGCGAGGGGGCGGAGCTTAACTGGACCACAAGTGACACGGCCCTCACTGATGACGAGTGCTCAg TTCTCAGCAGGTTTCAGGCTGTCCCCGAGTCGGAGGTCACCTTCGGAGCTGAAGACACACAAGTCCTGCAGAGCATGACCTCTGACCTCAGAACATGTGCTgaag CATGTGCAATGGACGCATCCTGCCACCATGTGGCGCTGTCCAGCAGCCAGTGTGAAGTGTACAGCACACACACTTTGAACACACGCTGCAACACTTCGGAGCAg gtgAAAGGGTTTCTGGGTAACAGTCAGGCCGAGCTCTTTGATTGGTTGAGGTGCTTTGTGAAGGTGAGGGGCGGGGCCTCCGATATGCTGGTCATCAGGAAGATTG GGGCGGAGTCTACTGCTGACTTCATGAGGTCATCGATGTCGAAGGCGGAGTCTGGCGTGTTTCGGACGTCGGTATTCGCTGACGCGTCGCTGGCCGACGCCCGTCGCTTCTGTGAGCTGGGCTGTCGTCGTGACGACTGTTGCCACGGCTTCATACTCAACCGCAACAGCCTGAACGGCG GTTCTCTGCTCTGCGGTTGGCTGAGAGCGCCACCCGTCCTGACGTGCGGCCAGCGCGACTGGGACGTGATCGGACGGAGCGCCGCCAATCGCATTTGTGGGGCGGGGCTCGCTTACAACAAGCACCGgcgtcacttcctgtttgactttggaggacAACAATTCACCATCA CCGAGTCGGCGCTTCCTGCCTCCAGTGGGGACAAGAAGGACTACCAGGCATCCATCGTTGACTTCCAAGCTGTCTACCTGAAGACGG ACCAATCAGACGCTGCTTCCTGCGCAGTTGCTGCTGACTCGACTCCGCCGCTTGATG GTTCGGTGCTGACGAAGTTCGCGTCGCTGTCCGAAGACGACGTGTCGGTGGACAGCGAGAGGTCACTTCCTGCGCTGTCCTTCTTGCTCAACAAGAAGATCTTCacatcccagaatgctttgctgtGGTGCCTCACAC GCTGCGAGGGCGAGCCCGGCTGCTCGGTGGCACAGCTGACCGACGCCAACTCGTCCGATTTCTTCAAGTGCTTCCTGTTTCCCGACAGTCGCGTGTGCGGCGCCTACGACGCGCCGCTCAGGCGCCCCTGTCGCCCCCTGCTGGACAGGAAGCCCAACAATGCCTTCAGCAAGAATG TGGACCTCGGGGGTCCGGTGAAGAACTTCTATGAGCGAGTTTCCTTCAAAAAGATGGTCTCTTATTCGGTGCGCAATCGAGTTAACGTGAAGGCAAACACACCGCTGCCTGAcgg GTTCATGGATTGCGAGCGTCGTTGCGATGAGGATGCTTGTTGCCGTGGTTTCGGCTTCATCGCGGACTCCAAAAATG gtGGCACGGGGGTCGCGTGTGTGATTCTGATCAGTCTCGGGATTCAAACGTGCGCTGAAGATCCGCAGAGCTCTTGGACCGTTGGAGATTGTGCACCAAATGACGTCCACACCGCGCCACAACCCTTTGGGTGGTACCAAAAACCTG tgaATCGGTGGACTTCATCTCCAGCCTTGTGTCCTGCCTTCAGTCTGCCGACTTTGCAAAATAACG TGTCCATGGACGAGTGGAGCGTGCTGCCCGAGTCGTCGGTTCTGCTGGACGCGTCGTCTCCTTCTTATGATGTCATCCACATCAGCCGCGACATCGCCACCGACCCGGTCCGGACCAGAGACTGGTGTCTCCACG TCTGCCAGGAGGCGGAGTCTTGCGCTGCCGTGTCATTGGCCGAGTTGGCGTCGGCCACCCGCTGCGTCCTTTACCCGGACACCACCGTGTGCGGCCTAAGCTCCGCCTCGCCAAGCCCCGCCACCTCTTGCCGGCTGGTGCTCAGAGAGCCCGCCCCTCAGGTGTACCTGAAGAGAG CGTTGTCGTCGTCACCCCCGGTGACGAACGTGACCATCGCGGGTCACGGCACCCTACGGGGCGTCGCCGCGGAAACGGCGCTGGGCACCGACAGGAAGTCGGTGGTTCAGTTCCTCGGCGTTCCGTACGCCCGCCCGCCAATCGGATCGCTCCGCTTTCGCGACGCGCAGCCGGCGGACTGGACGGGGACGTGGGACGCCACCAACGCGCG GTCCGCTTGCGTCCAACCGGGCCGAGCCGACGCCAGCGAGGACTGCCTCTACCTCAACGTCTTCAAGCCCGTCGCCACG aGGGGGCGTGTGCCGGTGCTGGTCTTTTTCGTCAACCCGTCGACCAATCACAGTCAAGCCATCCTGGACGGCTCCACCCTCGCGGCGGTCGGGAGCATCGTCGTGGTGACGGCCGGATACAGGACGGCCGCGCTCGGCTTCCTCTGCGCAG GCGCGTCGTCGGGCACGTGCGGCAACTGGGGCGCGTCGGACCAGGAGGCGGTGCTCGTCTGGGTCGACGCCCACATTTCAGCACTGGGCGGAGACAAGAGCAGAGTGACTGTGGGGGCGGAGCGTGGCGGCGCTGACATCATCAGCTTGCGACTCATGCATCACACGCCCCTTTTCCAACGCATGCTGCTCATG GGCGGCTCTCTGTTCTCGCCGTCTTTGTTCCAAACGCCGTCCGCCGCCAGACGTCAGACGCTGGCGTTGGCCGCCGAGCTCGACTGCGCCGCGGATAACGACCGGCGGATGGCGGCGTGCCTAAGGGCGGCGCCCGTGCACACGCTCAACGCCGCCCAGACCAAG CTGCTGGCCGCCAGCGGGCCGTTCCGATCCTGGTCGCCCACGCGCCGCGAAGACGCCAAAGCGCCGGCGTCTCTGCGCAGAGTCGACCTTCTACTCGGAACGTCGCAGCAGGACGGAATCATTGGACGAGCGCGCGGTGTCAAG GACTTTGCGGCCACGCTGCCCGGCGGCGGCGGTGCCGAGGCGGCGTTTTACGAGGCGCTGAATCGTTCGCTGGGCGGAGCCTCAGAGAGTCCGCCGCTCAGGGAGGCGGCCGCCTGGTTCTATTCGCTGGACCATAGCTCCGCCCCCGCCGGATACAACCTTTTCTCCCGCGCACTCGACAACGCCACAAG AGACATGTTCATCGTGTGTCCCGCGCGGCGGATGGGTCGCCACTTCGCTAAGAGCGGCGCCAACGTCTTCATGTACCACCTGCCGGCGGGCAGCAGCAG GGCCGACGTTTCGGTCCCGCTGGACGTGCAGTTGGTGTTCGGGGCTCCTCACCGGCCGATCGGCTCTCGCCGTTTCACCGCCGCCGAGCGCCGCCTCTCGTTGGCGGCCATGACCTACGTGGCCAACTTTGTCGCCAGCGG CGATCCAAACCCGTCAGCGTCGTGGCCGGCGACCGCTCTTCCCCGCTGGCGACCGGTCCTGCCCTCTCTGGCCCCTCCCGCCTTCCTGGAGCTAAGCCCCGCCCTCGTCCAGAAGCGAGGCCCGCGCGATCGCAGCTGCTCTTTCTGGGACGATCTGGCAAAGGCGCTCGAGCCGCACG GCCGGCCGGGGGCGGAGCCTAAGTTCGACCCCGAGCTTCCGGTGGACGCGCCCGACAGCCAATCGCGGAGCGACAAAGATGCCTACAACTGA
- the LOC133479852 gene encoding mucin-1-like isoform X1, with translation MWTMTTRLLAVGITACIITGGVSTTTLPAPSTGGSATVGASTDSSTGVMTTQRRANNTQQYTPFPVSTATTANVTTVTPTWSNATWGAASKTPPPAGGGGGIPGWGIALLVLAAVLLTLLLLMLVTTMLWCCCNRGRYNSPDDIPLYTTHSRFWNAKSALADQDVDKK, from the exons ATGTGGACGATGACCACAAGACTGCTTGCCGTGGGGATCACAG CTTGTATCATCACGGGCGGGGTTTCCACGACAACGCTCCCGGCGCCGTCGACCGGGGGCTCGGCGACGGTCGGCGCGTCCACCGACTCGTCGACAGGCGTCATGACGACACAACGGCGGGCAAACAATACCCAACAGTACACCCCGTTTCCTGTCTCCACGGCAACGACCGCCAACGTGACGACCGTCACGCCGACATGGAGCAACGCCACGTGGGGCGCTGCGAGTAAGACTCCTCCTCcagccggcggcggcggcggcattcCCGGTTGGGGGATCGCTCTTCTGGTTCTGGCCGCCGTGCTCCTCACGCTCCTCCTCCTGATGCTCGTCACCACG ATGTTGTGGTGTTGCTGCAACAGGGGGCGCTACAACTCCCCCGACGACATCCCGCTCTACACCACGCACTCTCGATTCTGGAACGCCAAATCCGCCCTCGCCGAC
- the LOC133479852 gene encoding mucin-1-like isoform X2, translating to MWTMTTRLLAVGITACIITGGVSTTTLPAPSTGGSATVGASTDSSTGVMTTQRRANNTQQYTPFPVSTATTANVTTVTPTWSNATWGAASKTPPPAGGGGGIPGWGIALLVLAAVLLTLLLLMLVTTMLWCCCNRGRYNSPDDIPLYTTHSRFWNAKSALADDVDKK from the exons ATGTGGACGATGACCACAAGACTGCTTGCCGTGGGGATCACAG CTTGTATCATCACGGGCGGGGTTTCCACGACAACGCTCCCGGCGCCGTCGACCGGGGGCTCGGCGACGGTCGGCGCGTCCACCGACTCGTCGACAGGCGTCATGACGACACAACGGCGGGCAAACAATACCCAACAGTACACCCCGTTTCCTGTCTCCACGGCAACGACCGCCAACGTGACGACCGTCACGCCGACATGGAGCAACGCCACGTGGGGCGCTGCGAGTAAGACTCCTCCTCcagccggcggcggcggcggcattcCCGGTTGGGGGATCGCTCTTCTGGTTCTGGCCGCCGTGCTCCTCACGCTCCTCCTCCTGATGCTCGTCACCACG ATGTTGTGGTGTTGCTGCAACAGGGGGCGCTACAACTCCCCCGACGACATCCCGCTCTACACCACGCACTCTCGATTCTGGAACGCCAAATCCGCCCTCGCCGAC